In one window of Gorilla gorilla gorilla isolate KB3781 chromosome 2, NHGRI_mGorGor1-v2.1_pri, whole genome shotgun sequence DNA:
- the KIAA1143 gene encoding uncharacterized protein KIAA1143 homolog, with amino-acid sequence MSKRNQVSYVRPAEPAFLARFKERVGYREGPTVETKRIQPQPPDEDGDHSDKEDEQPQVVVLKKGDLSVEEVMKIKAEIKAAKADEEPTPADGRIIYRKPVKHPSDEKYSGLTASSKKKKPNEDEVNQDSVKKNSQKQIKNSSLLSFDNEDENE; translated from the exons ATGAGCAAGCGGAACCAAGTATCGTACGTGCGGCCAGCCGAGCCGGCGTTTCTGGCCCGCTTCAAGGAACGGGTCGGCTATAGGGAGGGACCCACCGTAGAGACTAAG AGAATTCAGCCTCAGCCCCCAGATGAAGATGGGGATCACAGTGACAAAGAAGATGAACAGCCTCAAGTGGTGGTTTTAAAAAAGGGAGACCTGTCAGTTGAAGAAGTCatgaaaattaaagcagaaataaaggcTGCCAAAGCAG ATGAAGAACCAACTCCAGCCGATGGAAGAATCATATATCGAAAACCAGTCAAGCATCCCTCAGATGAAAAATATTCAGGTTTAACAGCAAgctcaaaaaagaagaagccaAATGAAGATGAAGTAAATCAGGACTCGGTCAAAAAGAActcacaaaaacaaattaaaaatagtagCCTCCTTTCTTTTGACAACGAAGATGAAAATGAGtaa